From a single Salvelinus namaycush isolate Seneca chromosome 14, SaNama_1.0, whole genome shotgun sequence genomic region:
- the LOC120059223 gene encoding lysine-specific demethylase 5C-like isoform X2 yields the protein MMAMEGEDFVPPPECPVFEPSWEEFQDPLGYIAKIRPIAEKSGICKIRPPADWQPPFAVEVDSFRFTPRIQRLNELEAETRVKLNYLDRIAKFWEIQGSSLKIPNIERRILDLFSLSKVVTEEGGFDIVSKERRWARVAQKLGYPTGRNIGSLLRSHYERIVYPFEVFHAGASLPTKPKLYDGEEVDREYKPHSIPLRQSVQPSKMSSYGRRANRLQPDGPEDSASHPLTTGSQHISPSPDPTEEDIEKNPELKKLQIYGAGPKMMGLGLVPRNKSIPKKEELPQTVTVRDAVAAVQDKEEPGEVKEGDSSTATPTPPPPSDVKNKVKKEEDDDGGDRHDEKDQDDPNGDGPCTKMTMRLRRNLSNPQFVDSFVCRMCGRGDEDEKLLLCDGCDDNYHTFCLLPPLTEAPKGNWRCPKCVAEECKRPAEAFGFEQATREYTLQSFGEMADTYKADYFNMPVHMVPTELVEKEFWRLVSSIEEDVTVEYGADIHSKEFGSGFPMNNGKKNLSQEEADYARSGWNLNVMPVLEQSVLCHINADISGMKVPWLYVGMVFSAFCWHIEDHWSYSINYLHWGEPKTWYGVPSVAAERLEEVMKKLTPELFESQPDLLHQLVTIMNPNILMSHGVPVVRTNQCAGEFVITFPRAYHSGFNQGYNFAEAVNFCTADWVCLYSNGCFYVVFSKFLISLSLVFSFSLCFPLSVSLPSLPQLPAGRSCIEHYRRLRRYCVFSHEELTCKMAACPEKLDLNLAAATHREMFIIVQEERKLRKGLLERGITEAEREAFELLPDDERQCDNCKTTCFLSALACSNCPERLVCLYHTQDLCSCPTDKLYLRYRYTLDELFAMLHRLKVRAEVFDSWANRVKEALEQEEGNKIGITDLEVLKAEAAEKKFPDNELLQRLNTVLTDTQNCQQTSTELLNKTQTRRMTLADLKALVEKMENLPCVMSQLEEVQAVLRTIEEFQTQSRALVSDRDWRRDSAPPEQLQALLEQGAGLPVDTPECELLKGLQEQGRWLSEVRKTLGPEGGEMTLAVLRNLMEVGCNVPQSVSVETAMAELQELLTIAERWEEKAQICLEQRQKHPLSTLEAIVNEAQLIPVKLPNILSLQGCLSRAKAWVTDLEEIQNGEHYPCLDDLEGLVAIGRDLPVRMEELLQLELQVASAHSWRDKASKTFLKKSSQHSLLQVLCPCVEKRKERGEETDPLDDPDTNTLGLSAQDLRDPGAIVMAFKEGEHQEKEALLRLQKVNLSKPGVEKKAEKEIKTEREDKENGGGRWGEDPMELDTALHSENCGKENGDSNHTTTGSSTPPQSVCVCGRAPRPPLLRCHLCKDWFHGGCVPFPSLLPSSSGLPTNPLCWWDWDSRFLCPRCQRSRRPRLETILALLVALQRLPVRLPEGEALQCLTERAITWQGRAKEALDTPEIQGALERLQELKQNQPHKEGEEEEDGKKGNCESVIVLSDSEGGEGDGVIDLTEENSPKKTLKKEMNGGMQTGCENGVSKKVKSHHNVTGVGSLLPLVPSLKGPVIELSLTTRTQLEELQLEGDLLEVSLDQTSTIHRVLQAALEPHRHTLRTLILIELQEQKGVGRVGRAKDSKRKRKSQRGVTGVEGTPRSQDASECKKTCPLNHTPPHIPIQTHPEIL from the exons ATGAT GGCGATGGAGGGGGAAGACTTTGTGCCGCCTCCTGAGTGCCCAGTGTTCGAGCCGTCATGGGAGGAGTTTCAGGATCCCCTGGGCTATATTGCCAAGATCCGTCCAATTGCAGAGAAGTCTGGAATCTGCAAGATTCGTCCTCCTGCT GACTGGCAGCCACCCTTTGCTGTGGAGGTGGATAGCTTCCGCTTCACACCCCGTATACAGAGACTCAATGAGCTAGAG GCGGAGACCCGAGTCAAGCTGAACTACTTGGACCGGATTGCCAAGTTCTGGGAGATCCAGGGATCCTCCCTCAAGATCCCAAACATCGAGAGGCGTATCTTGGACCTTTTCAGCCTGTCCAAG GTTGtgacagaggagggagggtttgatatagtcagtAAGGAGCGGCGTTGGGCTCGTGTGGCCCAGAAGCTTGGCTACCCAACTGGCAGGAACATTGGCTCCCTCCTGCGCTCACACTACGAGAGGATTGTCTACCCCTTTGAGGTGTTTCATGCTGGGGCCAGCCTGCCG ACTAAGCCAAAGCTATATGATGGAGAAGAGGTGGATAGAGAATACAAGCCCCACTCCATCCCCCTACGCCAGTCTGTCCAGCCTTCCAAGATGAGCAGCTACGGACGCCGAGCCAATCGCCTCCAGCCAGAC GGTCCAGAGGATTCTGCCTCCCACCCTCTCACTACTGGCTCTCAACACATCTCTCCATCG CCTGACCCCACGGAGGAGGACATAGAGAAGAACCCTGAGCTGAAGAAACTACAGATCTATGGGGCAGGGCCTAAGATGATGGGGCTAGGACTGGTTCCCAGGAATAAGAGCATCCCCAAGAAAG AAGAGCTGCCTCAGACTGTGACTGTCCGTGATGCAGTTGCTGCTGTCCAGGACAAGGAGGAACCAGGAGAGGTCAAAGAGGGAGACTCCAGCACAGCCACCCCCACGCCACCGCCTCCTTCTGATGTCAAGAATAAAGTGAAAAAAGAGGAAGATGATGATGGTGGAGACAGACATGACGAAAAGGACCAAGACGACCCTAACGGTGATGGGCCCTGCACCAAGATGACCATGAGGTTGAGACGTAACCTCAGCAACCCCCAGTTT GTGGATTCGTTTGTGTGTCGGATGTGTGGCCGTGGCGACGAGGATGAGAAGCTCCTGCTGTGTGACGGTTGTGACGACAACTACCACACCTTCTGTCTGCTGCCCCCCCTCACTGAAGCCCCGAAGGGCAACTGGCGCTGCCCCAAATGTGTGGCTGAG GAGTGTAAAAGACCAGCGGAGGCCTTCGGTTTTGAGCAGGCTACCAGAGAATACACCCTGCAGAGTTTTGGGGAGATGGCAGACACATACAAAGCAGACTACTTCAATATGCCTGTCCAT ATGGTTCCTACAGAGCTGGTGGAGAAAGAGTTCTGGCGCTTGGTCAGTAGCATAGAGGAGGATGTGACAGTGGAGTATGGAGCCGACATCCACTCTAAAGAGTTTGGCAGTGGATTCCCCATGAACAATGGCAAGAAGAACCTCTCACAAGAGGAAGCG GATTATGCCCGCAGCGGCTGGAACCTGAATGTGATGCCGGTGCTGGAGCAGTCGGTGCTGTGCCACATCAACGCCGATATCTCTGGTATGAAGGTGCCCTGGCTGTACGTGGGCATGGTCTTCTCAGCCTTCTGCTGGCACATCGAAGACCACTGGAGCTACTCCATCAACTACCTGCACTG GGGTGAGCCTAAGACGTGGTACGGGGTTCCCTCTGTAGCAGCAGAACGGTTAGAGGAGGTGATGAAGAAGCTTACCCCAGAGCTGTTTGAGTCCCAGCCTGACCTCCTCCACCAGCTGGTTACTATTATGAACCCCAACATCCTCATGTCTCACGGGGTCCCG GTTGTACGCACCAACCAGTGTGCTGGCGAGTTTGTCATCACGTTCCCCAGGGCTTACCACAGCGGCTTCAATCAGGGATATAATTTTGCTGAAGCCGTGAACTTCTGCACTGCAGATTGGGTATGCCTCTATTCCAATGGGTGTTTTTATGTAGTGTTTTCAAAATTCTTAATTTCCCTTTCCCTggttttctctttctccctctgtttccctctgtctgtttctctcccttccctcccccagCTGCCTGCAGGGCGCTCCTGTATCGAGCACTACCGTCGTCTGCGGCGGTACTGTGTTTTCTCTCACGAGGAGCTGACCTGTAAGATGGCCGCCTGCCCTGAGAAGCTGGACCTCAACCTGGCTGCTGCCACGCACAGAGAGATGTTCATCATCGTCCAGGAGGAGAGGAAGCTACGCAAGGGCCTGCTGGAGAGG GGCATcacagaggcagagagggaggcgtTCGAGCTGCTGCCTGATGACGAGAGGCAGTGTGATAATTGCAAGACGACCTGCTTcctgtctgccctggcctgttcCAACTGCCCTGAACGCCTCGTCTGTCTCTACCACACACAGGACCTCTGTAGCTGCCCCACAGACAAGCTCTACCTCAG GTACAGGTACACTCTGGATGAGCTGTTTGCCATGTTACATCGGCTCAAAGTGCGAGCCGAGGTGTTTGATTCCTGGGCCAACAGAGTGAAAGAAGCTCTGGAGCAGGAAGAGGGCAACAAGATAG GCATCACAGACCTGGAGGTCCTGAAGGCAGAGGCAGCAGAGAAGAAGTTCCCTGACAACGAGCTGCTCCAGAGACTCAACACCGTCCTCACTGACACACAGAACTGTCAGCAGACAAGCACTGAACTTCTCAACAAGACACAGACCAG GAGGATGACGCTGGCAGACCTGAAGGCTCTAGTGGAGAAGATGGAGAACCTGCCATGTGTGATGAGCCAGCTGGAGGAAGTACAG GCGGTCCTGCGTACAATAGAAGAGTTCCAGACTCAGTCCCGGGCTCTAGTGAGCGACAGGGACTGGCGGCGAGACTCCGCTCCCCCAGAACAACTGCAGGCCCTGTTGGAGCAGGGGGCTGGCCTGCCGGTCGATACCCCAGAGTGTGAGCTCCTCAAGGGGCTGCAGGAGCAGGGCCGCTGGCTGAGCGAGGTGCGGAAGACCCTGGGGCCCGAGGGTGGTGAGATGACCCTGGCGGTCCTCAGGAACTTGATGGAGGTGGGCTGCAATGTGCCCCAGAGCGTCTCGGTGGAAACAGCCATGGCAGAGCTTCAGGAGCTCCTGACTATAGCAGAACGATGGGAGGAGAAGGCCCAGATCTGTCTGGAGCAACG GCAGAAGCACCCTCTGTCCACCCTGGAGGCCATAGTAAACGAGGCCCAGCTCATCCCAGTCAAGCTGCCCAACATCCTGTCTCTCCAGGGCTGTCTGAGCCGAGCCAAGGCCTGGGTCACTGACCTGGAGGAGATCCAG aatGGGGAGCACTACCCGTGTCTGGATGATCTGGAGGGCCTGGTGGCGATAGGGAGAGACCTCCCTGTCAGGATGGAGGAGCTGTTGCAGCTGGAGCTGCAGGTAGCCAGCGCCCACTCCTGGAGAGACAAGGCCTCCAAGACCTTCCTGAAGAAGAGCAGCCAGCACAGCCTGCTACAG GTGTTGTGTCCGTGTGTGGAGAAACgtaaggagaggggagaagagacgGATCCATTAGATGACCCAGATACCAACACTCTGGGCCTCTCTGCTCAGGACCTGAGAGACCCTGGTGCCATT GTGATGGCGTTTAAAGAGGGAGAGCACCAGGAGAAAGAGGCTCTGCTGAGGCTCCAGAAGGTCAACCTGTCTAAACCAGGTGTGGAGAAGAAGGCTGAGAAAGAGATCAAGACAGAGCGGGAGGACAAGGAGAATGGAGGTGGGAGGTGGGGGGAGGACCCCATGGAGCTAGACACAGCCCTCCACTCTGAGAACTGTGGAAAGGAGAACGGGGACAGTAACCACACAACGACAGGCAGCAGCACCCCTcctcagtcagtgtgtgtgtgtggccgggCGCCACGCCCCCCTCTGCTGCGCTGCCACCTGTGTAAAGACTGGTTCCACGGTGGGTGTGTCCCATTCCCCTCCCTCCTGCCCTCCTCCTCAGGGCTCCCCACCAACCCCCTCTGCTGGTGGGACTGGGACTCACGCTTCCTGTGCCCGCGGTGCCAGCGCTCGCGGCGCCCGCGTCTGGAGACCATACTGGCCCTGCTGGTGGCGCTCCAGAGGCTGCCCGTCCGTCTGCCAGAGGGAGAGGCTCTGCAGTGTCTCACAGAGAGGGCCATCACCTGGCAGGGGCGTGCCAAGGAGGCACTGGACACCCCTGAGATACAGGGGGCACTAGAGAGGCTGCAGGAGCTTAAACAGAACCAGCCTcacaaggagggagaggaggaagaggatgggaAGAAAGGGAACTGTGAGTCGGTGATAGTGCTATCAGAttcagagggaggagaaggagatggagtgATAGACCTCACAGAGGAGAACTCTCCCAAGAAGACCCTAAAGAAAGAGATGAATGGCGGCATGCAGACTGGATGTGAAAACGGCGTAAGCAAGAAAGTAAAGTCTCACCACAATGTTACAG GTGTGGGCTCTCTGCTACCGCTGGTCCCATCACTAAAAGGCCCGGTGATAGAGCTGTCCCTGACCACCAGGACCCAGCTAGAGGAGTTACAGCTAGAGGGAGACCTGCTGGAGGTGTCTCTGGACCAGACCAGCACCATCCACAGAGTCCTGCAGGCTGCTTTAgagccacacagacacacactcagaaCACTCATACTG
- the LOC120059223 gene encoding lysine-specific demethylase 5C-like isoform X5, producing MMAMEGEDFVPPPECPVFEPSWEEFQDPLGYIAKIRPIAEKSGICKIRPPADWQPPFAVEVDSFRFTPRIQRLNELEAETRVKLNYLDRIAKFWEIQGSSLKIPNIERRILDLFSLSKVVTEEGGFDIVSKERRWARVAQKLGYPTGRNIGSLLRSHYERIVYPFEVFHAGASLPTKPKLYDGEEVDREYKPHSIPLRQSVQPSKMSSYGRRANRLQPDPDPTEEDIEKNPELKKLQIYGAGPKMMGLGLVPRNKSIPKKEELPQTVTVRDAVAAVQDKEEPGEVKEGDSSTATPTPPPPSDVKNKVKKEEDDDGGDRHDEKDQDDPNGDGPCTKMTMRLRRNLSNPQFVDSFVCRMCGRGDEDEKLLLCDGCDDNYHTFCLLPPLTEAPKGNWRCPKCVAEECKRPAEAFGFEQATREYTLQSFGEMADTYKADYFNMPVHMVPTELVEKEFWRLVSSIEEDVTVEYGADIHSKEFGSGFPMNNGKKNLSQEEADYARSGWNLNVMPVLEQSVLCHINADISGMKVPWLYVGMVFSAFCWHIEDHWSYSINYLHWGEPKTWYGVPSVAAERLEEVMKKLTPELFESQPDLLHQLVTIMNPNILMSHGVPVVRTNQCAGEFVITFPRAYHSGFNQGYNFAEAVNFCTADWVCLYSNGCFYVVFSKFLISLSLVFSFSLCFPLSVSLPSLPQLPAGRSCIEHYRRLRRYCVFSHEELTCKMAACPEKLDLNLAAATHREMFIIVQEERKLRKGLLERGITEAEREAFELLPDDERQCDNCKTTCFLSALACSNCPERLVCLYHTQDLCSCPTDKLYLRYRYTLDELFAMLHRLKVRAEVFDSWANRVKEALEQEEGNKIGITDLEVLKAEAAEKKFPDNELLQRLNTVLTDTQNCQQTSTELLNKTQTRRMTLADLKALVEKMENLPCVMSQLEEVQAVLRTIEEFQTQSRALVSDRDWRRDSAPPEQLQALLEQGAGLPVDTPECELLKGLQEQGRWLSEVRKTLGPEGGEMTLAVLRNLMEVGCNVPQSVSVETAMAELQELLTIAERWEEKAQICLEQRQKHPLSTLEAIVNEAQLIPVKLPNILSLQGCLSRAKAWVTDLEEIQNGEHYPCLDDLEGLVAIGRDLPVRMEELLQLELQVASAHSWRDKASKTFLKKSSQHSLLQVLCPCVEKRKERGEETDPLDDPDTNTLGLSAQDLRDPGAIVMAFKEGEHQEKEALLRLQKVNLSKPGVEKKAEKEIKTEREDKENGGGRWGEDPMELDTALHSENCGKENGDSNHTTTGSSTPPQSVCVCGRAPRPPLLRCHLCKDWFHGGCVPFPSLLPSSSGLPTNPLCWWDWDSRFLCPRCQRSRRPRLETILALLVALQRLPVRLPEGEALQCLTERAITWQGRAKEALDTPEIQGALERLQELKQNQPHKEGEEEEDGKKGNCESVIVLSDSEGGEGDGVIDLTEENSPKKTLKKEMNGGMQTGCENGVSKKVKSHHNVTGVGSLLPLVPSLKGPVIELSLTTRTQLEELQLEGDLLEVSLDQTSTIHRVLQAALEPHRHTLRTLILIELQEQKGVGRVGRAKDSKRKRKSQRGVTGVEGTPRSQDASECKKTCPLNHTPPHIPIQTHPEIL from the exons ATGAT GGCGATGGAGGGGGAAGACTTTGTGCCGCCTCCTGAGTGCCCAGTGTTCGAGCCGTCATGGGAGGAGTTTCAGGATCCCCTGGGCTATATTGCCAAGATCCGTCCAATTGCAGAGAAGTCTGGAATCTGCAAGATTCGTCCTCCTGCT GACTGGCAGCCACCCTTTGCTGTGGAGGTGGATAGCTTCCGCTTCACACCCCGTATACAGAGACTCAATGAGCTAGAG GCGGAGACCCGAGTCAAGCTGAACTACTTGGACCGGATTGCCAAGTTCTGGGAGATCCAGGGATCCTCCCTCAAGATCCCAAACATCGAGAGGCGTATCTTGGACCTTTTCAGCCTGTCCAAG GTTGtgacagaggagggagggtttgatatagtcagtAAGGAGCGGCGTTGGGCTCGTGTGGCCCAGAAGCTTGGCTACCCAACTGGCAGGAACATTGGCTCCCTCCTGCGCTCACACTACGAGAGGATTGTCTACCCCTTTGAGGTGTTTCATGCTGGGGCCAGCCTGCCG ACTAAGCCAAAGCTATATGATGGAGAAGAGGTGGATAGAGAATACAAGCCCCACTCCATCCCCCTACGCCAGTCTGTCCAGCCTTCCAAGATGAGCAGCTACGGACGCCGAGCCAATCGCCTCCAGCCAGAC CCTGACCCCACGGAGGAGGACATAGAGAAGAACCCTGAGCTGAAGAAACTACAGATCTATGGGGCAGGGCCTAAGATGATGGGGCTAGGACTGGTTCCCAGGAATAAGAGCATCCCCAAGAAAG AAGAGCTGCCTCAGACTGTGACTGTCCGTGATGCAGTTGCTGCTGTCCAGGACAAGGAGGAACCAGGAGAGGTCAAAGAGGGAGACTCCAGCACAGCCACCCCCACGCCACCGCCTCCTTCTGATGTCAAGAATAAAGTGAAAAAAGAGGAAGATGATGATGGTGGAGACAGACATGACGAAAAGGACCAAGACGACCCTAACGGTGATGGGCCCTGCACCAAGATGACCATGAGGTTGAGACGTAACCTCAGCAACCCCCAGTTT GTGGATTCGTTTGTGTGTCGGATGTGTGGCCGTGGCGACGAGGATGAGAAGCTCCTGCTGTGTGACGGTTGTGACGACAACTACCACACCTTCTGTCTGCTGCCCCCCCTCACTGAAGCCCCGAAGGGCAACTGGCGCTGCCCCAAATGTGTGGCTGAG GAGTGTAAAAGACCAGCGGAGGCCTTCGGTTTTGAGCAGGCTACCAGAGAATACACCCTGCAGAGTTTTGGGGAGATGGCAGACACATACAAAGCAGACTACTTCAATATGCCTGTCCAT ATGGTTCCTACAGAGCTGGTGGAGAAAGAGTTCTGGCGCTTGGTCAGTAGCATAGAGGAGGATGTGACAGTGGAGTATGGAGCCGACATCCACTCTAAAGAGTTTGGCAGTGGATTCCCCATGAACAATGGCAAGAAGAACCTCTCACAAGAGGAAGCG GATTATGCCCGCAGCGGCTGGAACCTGAATGTGATGCCGGTGCTGGAGCAGTCGGTGCTGTGCCACATCAACGCCGATATCTCTGGTATGAAGGTGCCCTGGCTGTACGTGGGCATGGTCTTCTCAGCCTTCTGCTGGCACATCGAAGACCACTGGAGCTACTCCATCAACTACCTGCACTG GGGTGAGCCTAAGACGTGGTACGGGGTTCCCTCTGTAGCAGCAGAACGGTTAGAGGAGGTGATGAAGAAGCTTACCCCAGAGCTGTTTGAGTCCCAGCCTGACCTCCTCCACCAGCTGGTTACTATTATGAACCCCAACATCCTCATGTCTCACGGGGTCCCG GTTGTACGCACCAACCAGTGTGCTGGCGAGTTTGTCATCACGTTCCCCAGGGCTTACCACAGCGGCTTCAATCAGGGATATAATTTTGCTGAAGCCGTGAACTTCTGCACTGCAGATTGGGTATGCCTCTATTCCAATGGGTGTTTTTATGTAGTGTTTTCAAAATTCTTAATTTCCCTTTCCCTggttttctctttctccctctgtttccctctgtctgtttctctcccttccctcccccagCTGCCTGCAGGGCGCTCCTGTATCGAGCACTACCGTCGTCTGCGGCGGTACTGTGTTTTCTCTCACGAGGAGCTGACCTGTAAGATGGCCGCCTGCCCTGAGAAGCTGGACCTCAACCTGGCTGCTGCCACGCACAGAGAGATGTTCATCATCGTCCAGGAGGAGAGGAAGCTACGCAAGGGCCTGCTGGAGAGG GGCATcacagaggcagagagggaggcgtTCGAGCTGCTGCCTGATGACGAGAGGCAGTGTGATAATTGCAAGACGACCTGCTTcctgtctgccctggcctgttcCAACTGCCCTGAACGCCTCGTCTGTCTCTACCACACACAGGACCTCTGTAGCTGCCCCACAGACAAGCTCTACCTCAG GTACAGGTACACTCTGGATGAGCTGTTTGCCATGTTACATCGGCTCAAAGTGCGAGCCGAGGTGTTTGATTCCTGGGCCAACAGAGTGAAAGAAGCTCTGGAGCAGGAAGAGGGCAACAAGATAG GCATCACAGACCTGGAGGTCCTGAAGGCAGAGGCAGCAGAGAAGAAGTTCCCTGACAACGAGCTGCTCCAGAGACTCAACACCGTCCTCACTGACACACAGAACTGTCAGCAGACAAGCACTGAACTTCTCAACAAGACACAGACCAG GAGGATGACGCTGGCAGACCTGAAGGCTCTAGTGGAGAAGATGGAGAACCTGCCATGTGTGATGAGCCAGCTGGAGGAAGTACAG GCGGTCCTGCGTACAATAGAAGAGTTCCAGACTCAGTCCCGGGCTCTAGTGAGCGACAGGGACTGGCGGCGAGACTCCGCTCCCCCAGAACAACTGCAGGCCCTGTTGGAGCAGGGGGCTGGCCTGCCGGTCGATACCCCAGAGTGTGAGCTCCTCAAGGGGCTGCAGGAGCAGGGCCGCTGGCTGAGCGAGGTGCGGAAGACCCTGGGGCCCGAGGGTGGTGAGATGACCCTGGCGGTCCTCAGGAACTTGATGGAGGTGGGCTGCAATGTGCCCCAGAGCGTCTCGGTGGAAACAGCCATGGCAGAGCTTCAGGAGCTCCTGACTATAGCAGAACGATGGGAGGAGAAGGCCCAGATCTGTCTGGAGCAACG GCAGAAGCACCCTCTGTCCACCCTGGAGGCCATAGTAAACGAGGCCCAGCTCATCCCAGTCAAGCTGCCCAACATCCTGTCTCTCCAGGGCTGTCTGAGCCGAGCCAAGGCCTGGGTCACTGACCTGGAGGAGATCCAG aatGGGGAGCACTACCCGTGTCTGGATGATCTGGAGGGCCTGGTGGCGATAGGGAGAGACCTCCCTGTCAGGATGGAGGAGCTGTTGCAGCTGGAGCTGCAGGTAGCCAGCGCCCACTCCTGGAGAGACAAGGCCTCCAAGACCTTCCTGAAGAAGAGCAGCCAGCACAGCCTGCTACAG GTGTTGTGTCCGTGTGTGGAGAAACgtaaggagaggggagaagagacgGATCCATTAGATGACCCAGATACCAACACTCTGGGCCTCTCTGCTCAGGACCTGAGAGACCCTGGTGCCATT GTGATGGCGTTTAAAGAGGGAGAGCACCAGGAGAAAGAGGCTCTGCTGAGGCTCCAGAAGGTCAACCTGTCTAAACCAGGTGTGGAGAAGAAGGCTGAGAAAGAGATCAAGACAGAGCGGGAGGACAAGGAGAATGGAGGTGGGAGGTGGGGGGAGGACCCCATGGAGCTAGACACAGCCCTCCACTCTGAGAACTGTGGAAAGGAGAACGGGGACAGTAACCACACAACGACAGGCAGCAGCACCCCTcctcagtcagtgtgtgtgtgtggccgggCGCCACGCCCCCCTCTGCTGCGCTGCCACCTGTGTAAAGACTGGTTCCACGGTGGGTGTGTCCCATTCCCCTCCCTCCTGCCCTCCTCCTCAGGGCTCCCCACCAACCCCCTCTGCTGGTGGGACTGGGACTCACGCTTCCTGTGCCCGCGGTGCCAGCGCTCGCGGCGCCCGCGTCTGGAGACCATACTGGCCCTGCTGGTGGCGCTCCAGAGGCTGCCCGTCCGTCTGCCAGAGGGAGAGGCTCTGCAGTGTCTCACAGAGAGGGCCATCACCTGGCAGGGGCGTGCCAAGGAGGCACTGGACACCCCTGAGATACAGGGGGCACTAGAGAGGCTGCAGGAGCTTAAACAGAACCAGCCTcacaaggagggagaggaggaagaggatgggaAGAAAGGGAACTGTGAGTCGGTGATAGTGCTATCAGAttcagagggaggagaaggagatggagtgATAGACCTCACAGAGGAGAACTCTCCCAAGAAGACCCTAAAGAAAGAGATGAATGGCGGCATGCAGACTGGATGTGAAAACGGCGTAAGCAAGAAAGTAAAGTCTCACCACAATGTTACAG GTGTGGGCTCTCTGCTACCGCTGGTCCCATCACTAAAAGGCCCGGTGATAGAGCTGTCCCTGACCACCAGGACCCAGCTAGAGGAGTTACAGCTAGAGGGAGACCTGCTGGAGGTGTCTCTGGACCAGACCAGCACCATCCACAGAGTCCTGCAGGCTGCTTTAgagccacacagacacacactcagaaCACTCATACTG